CGCGCCATGCTGATCGCGGCCGGTGTCGTGGGGGGCTTAATTTGCGGGCTGGGCGTGCTGTTCCTGACGCTACAACCAGTACCCACCGCATCATCGGCAAATCCGACATACCCCGAAGACCGCGAATCCAACGCTCGCCGCCGACAAGAAGCCGGACGCCAGCGGGATCGCGAACGCGAGCGGTCTTTGGCTCCGATGGCGCAGGAGGAAGAGCCGGAACCAGTCGGCTCGGTCCACGACTAGCAATGGCGAGCAAACAACTGAGGACTCGCCGACAGCGAGCGGCACCGCTATGTCTGTCGGCGGGGAGTTAATCTCAGTCCGCTTTCGGGCCACCGCGGATTTGATTGACGGCATCCGCCGCAGCACGTTGTAGTAGCAGGAAATCGGCGCCGATCGCGAACCATGCGACTCCTTGGGAGTGCCACTGGCGGTAAATATCCGGCGTATCGCCGAGCGCCATGCCGACGGGTATCCCGACGGCGCGTGCCTGGCGAATCACGGTCTCAATCGCCTGCAGCGTCTCTGGATGCCGTGGCTCGGCCCGATGTCCTAACGATGCGGCCAAATCCTGCGAACCGATCACGATGGTGGTCAGGCCTTCGACTCGCAAGATCTCGTCGATGTTATGCACCGCATCAATGTGCTCGATCTGTACGATTATGATCACAGATTCATTGGCCCGGCGGCAATAATCCGGTCCTCCGGCCGTGCCATAGACCGACGGCCGACGCGGTCCATAGCCGCGGATCCCCTCGGGCGGGTACCGGCAAGCAGCGACGGCACGGCGGGCCTCGTCGGCCGTACGAATCAGCGGGATGATAATGCCGGCCGCCCCGGCATCGAGTATGGGCTTGATCAGCACCGGATCGTTCCAGGCGACGCGCACCAGCGGAGTGGTGTGCGTGCCACGAGTGGCCATAATGTGTCCCTGCACGGCCGCCACCGAGAGCGGACCATGCTCGGCATCGATCCACACGAAGTCCAGCACGGTCGAGAGGGCTTCGGTCACCGTGGGGTCGCTAAATGTAACGCAGGTCCCCAGGCATAGGTCGTTGTTGCGTAACTTGCGGCGAAAGGTTTCGGCATTATCCATGATGCTGGTATCACATGCTTTGGTCAGAGGACTTGGCAAGAACCTATCGATTAAATTGCAACCCGCTCAACGGAAGGGCCGTCGCACCGTGGGCGGTTTAGAATAACGCGATCGCGCGACCTGGCCCACCGTGGCAGCCGCGGATTCTTATCGGCGCAAAGATGAAGTACGCTTCGGCGGGCAACTTGCCGACGCCGGTCAAGAACTCGACCGCGACCATCTCTTTGCCAGCCAGTGCCCAATAGGTCATGAGCGCTCGCTTGGGATCTACGCCCCCGAGAGTTGGGCCATCCGTTGCAACGCACCGGACCCCTTTTTCGGCCAGGTAAGAAATCGCCTCGGGTCCAGGCGCAGGCCAACCTTCGCGTTTACCGTTCAACGGATCGGCCAGGCAGGCAAGTCCTTCGGGCAATAATTTGAAATGAGAGTCAACATAGCCGCTATGAAAAATCACGACGGTGCCGGGTTTGATCTCTCCCTGGGCTTCTTCATGCCGCTTGATGTCGGCCACCGTGATTTCCGGGGATTGAGGCCACGATTTAGGGTCGGTTGTGCCAACGAGGTGCTTCACGTCGACGACCCGTGTCCAACCGCAGGTCCATGCGAGGGGCACTTGTTCCGTGGTCATGGTACTGGTGCCACGCGGACCGTACTTGCGCTGGTATTCATCGAGCCAGCTTTGGACCTCGGGAGCGTAGGTAGTGTTGTCAAAACCCGGAGCTGGCAAGGCATAGCTCGGTGGAACCAGGTGTGTGCCGGTGTGCGCATCGAGGACGTGCGTCTGGTGGAACAGGCCCAGATTGGGCGCGAAGAAGAGCGGCACTTTTAGATACGGTTCTCGGTGCCGACCCGCGCCAACTCCTGGCCAGGCGACGGGCAAGTCCGCCGCCAACACCACCGACAGATCCACCACTTGCTTCTTCCGCGCCGATTCGATCAAGCGCGCCGCGAGCGGGTCTCCTACGACCGCTATCGCCCGCGCTTCGGCGTAAGGGCCGTCGGCATGCTTGGGCGAGAGAAGGCAATAGAACGCACCGGTCGCCGGAAGTTTGTCGAAGCCCGTTCCCGATTCGGTCCAAATCATGCCATATTT
The nucleotide sequence above comes from Pirellulales bacterium. Encoded proteins:
- a CDS encoding aldolase/citrate lyase family protein, which codes for MDNAETFRRKLRNNDLCLGTCVTFSDPTVTEALSTVLDFVWIDAEHGPLSVAAVQGHIMATRGTHTTPLVRVAWNDPVLIKPILDAGAAGIIIPLIRTADEARRAVAACRYPPEGIRGYGPRRPSVYGTAGGPDYCRRANESVIIIVQIEHIDAVHNIDEILRVEGLTTIVIGSQDLAASLGHRAEPRHPETLQAIETVIRQARAVGIPVGMALGDTPDIYRQWHSQGVAWFAIGADFLLLQRAAADAVNQIRGGPKAD
- a CDS encoding cyclase family protein gives rise to the protein MNDTRERLADSQSRGTHAAIAAFFLAVWYQVFAGSSLAAGEPQVIDLSLMVSPELPGTWPAAGFPPFHINHYLRIGPLSAYNDDILLIDGNTGTQLDVPPHSIPHPDTKLPNAGPYGRMFTDKVPAWQFAGAACVVDCRDLLESESNGRSALVKKERVAAWEREHRPLGFGDVVLFRSGYTDKFYQPLPAGRRFLADPVEGRAPAWPDPDPDCMEYLASRKVMALATDSASMGPLPDLAEPTHLAGLKYGMIWTESGTGFDKLPATGAFYCLLSPKHADGPYAEARAIAVVGDPLAARLIESARKKQVVDLSVVLAADLPVAWPGVGAGRHREPYLKVPLFFAPNLGLFHQTHVLDAHTGTHLVPPSYALPAPGFDNTTYAPEVQSWLDEYQRKYGPRGTSTMTTEQVPLAWTCGWTRVVDVKHLVGTTDPKSWPQSPEITVADIKRHEEAQGEIKPGTVVIFHSGYVDSHFKLLPEGLACLADPLNGKREGWPAPGPEAISYLAEKGVRCVATDGPTLGGVDPKRALMTYWALAGKEMVAVEFLTGVGKLPAEAYFIFAPIRIRGCHGGPGRAIALF